One Littorina saxatilis isolate snail1 linkage group LG11, US_GU_Lsax_2.0, whole genome shotgun sequence genomic window, tgtccaccgatcgtggcaaaggcagtgaaattaacaatacagaaaagcgcggtagcggttgcgctgaggaggatagctcgcttttctatatctctattctttttaactctctgaacgtgtttttaatccaaacatatcatatctatatgtttttggaatcaggaacggacaaggaataagatgaaatggtttttaaatcgatttcggaaatttaattttaatcataaattttatttttaattttcagagcttgtttttaatctgaatataacataattatatgtttttggaatcagaaaatgatgaagaatacgataaacgtaattttggatcgttttataaaaaaaaaccattttaattacaattttcagatttttaatgaccaaagtcattaattaaattttaagcctccaagctgaaatgcaataccaaagttcggctatcgtcgaagattgctttgccaaaatttcaatcaatttgattgaaaagtgagggtgtgacagtgccgcctcaacttttacaaaaagccggatatgacgtcatcaaagacatttatcgaaaaaaagaaaaaaagtctggggatatcatacccaggaactctcatgaaatatttcatacagatcggtccattagtttactctcaatcgctctacacacactgacacgcaaacacacacacacacacacacacatacaccacgaccctcgtctcgattcccccctctatgttaaaacatttagtcaaaacttgactaagtgtaaaaaagagagatggagaaatagagagagagaaagagagagagagagaacgtatgcgagtgtgtgtgtgtgtgtgtgtgtgtgtgtgtgtgtcgggtgtCGGGTGTCACGTCACTGATTTgtcagtgtgttgtgtttgcgatgtgtgtgttttgtgcgaaatttatttcttttcttttttgttttcatttttttggttttttttgcgttTGGTTGGCTTTGcctattgtgggttttttctctgtTCCCTTTCACGTTTAACCAAAACAAGCTCGAATAATTATCTGCTTTTCGTCGTCAGTCTCATTTCTGCCcacgacttttatttcagtAATGTTTCGGTCGAAGGGGAATAACTGCTACAATGAATTAGTTGATTCATTTGAGTGACCGCCCTTGGTGAAATACCACACGTGTTGCTTGCGAAAGTGTGCTGTGTGTTTATCATGTAACTCAGCCACCCAGGTAAATAGCCAAATACTGACGACACCCGATATTTTGATATTCAAAATCGCGAACATGCATGTACTTGTTGAGAAATCTAAGAATGCGGATGCTGTCTGAATCCCTGTGTTAATGTGACATCTTCCCAAGTAGTGATCGTAGCGTATCGGTCATTTCATGTGCTATCACTCAGTTGATAATTTCATTCAACATTCGAACTTAAAACAGTTCTACTAGTTTCCTGCTAAGAAAACGACTGGAATGGGACTAGATCGAGCAGACTATgtctctggtgtgtgtgtgtgacgtgtatgtgtcactgcgtgtgtgtgtgtgtgtgcagtggtgtgtgtgtgtgtttgtgcgtgcctgcgtgtgagGGCACTTTTTCATGATCAAGCTTGGTCTGTCTCTTGTGACATTTCACACACAGATTTTGATCTGTTTTTATTGTAGGTATATTTACTACACCTGTTGAACTGATGAGCCGATTTGATTATTCAACGGACATCAATTAACACCTCACCCCAGCcccactctcttcctccccaATTTGTGTTTGTAATATCAAGAAAAAAAGATGAAGGCAGCTGGAGATCCATCAGTCTGAGGTTGTTTCTATTTACTGCTCACATACTCCCCAAAAGCCAGTGTTCACAGTGTGTGTGCAGTTTAACATATATGGAGTGCTTGTGGTtgtgagatgtgtgtgtgtgtgagagagagaaaaatagagagagagggggagggataTGTTGAGTGagtatttatgtgtgtatgtgtgtgtgcaggctaACACagacgtatgtatgtatgtaacacatatgtatacgtgtgtgtgtgtgtgtgtgaaagagagggaggggtgtgttgtgtgcgtgtgcatgtgtgtgcaggatatctTACACATGGTGGTGGTGAGAtgtatactgtgtgtgtgtgtgtgtgagagagagagagagggatgtgttgtgtgtgtatttgtgtgtgtttgagtgtgtgtgcaggctAACACATGGTGGTGTTTGTGGTAGTGAGAAACtgagatgtatgtgtgtgtgtatgagagagaggaagggattTGTTGTGTATCtatatgtttatgtgtgtttgagtgtatgTGCACTCTAACACATGGTGGAGTTTGTGGTGGTGagatgtatgtatttgtgtgtgtgagtgtatgagagagagaaagagagagggagggatgtgttgtgtgtgtgtttgagtgtgtgttcaGGCTAACACATGGTGGCGTTGGTGgtgaaagtgtgtgtatgtgtttgttgtaTCAAATTTTGGGTATTATTCAGTCACTATTAGAATTATTTCTTCTTACATTAATAGCAgcatgacttttttttctctcaaaataaATCTTGCACCTCTAGTAGGTTTATGGCTTGGAATCTAACTCTAAGTTGATTTTGCAAATATGTTGCAGAACTGGTGCTGTGACAAAAAGAAAAGCTACGAATACTAAGATGGCCAACATCACGGGAAAAGGCGACGCCATGTCAAAAGTGACGACAACTACCAGCATGGAAGACGCTCACGGTTACTTCGCTAGCTACACTGACCTTAAGGTTCATGAGGTCATGCTGAAAGACTGGCCTCGAAACGGCGCCTACCGACGCTTCTTCGAAGAGAACGCTCACCTGGTTCAAGACAAGGTCATCATGGACGTCGGAGCAGGaactggaattctctcccttttCGCAGCGTCTGTGGGCGCTCGCAAGGTCTACGCCATTGAGGCGAGCAACATGGCTCACCTGTGTCGAGAAATTGTACAGCAGAATGGATTGGCGGACAAAATTGAAGTGATCCATTCTGCGGTGGAGGATGTGGATTTAGGACCGGGAGTGAAAGTTGACATGATCGTATCCGAGTGGATGGGGTTTTACCTTCTGCACGAATCCATGCTGGACTCTGTCATCGCGGCCAGGGACAAATTTCTTGCGGATGACGGAATCATGGTGCCTTCAGCAGCCAGGATCTACCTGGCTCCTGTTAACATGGAGCACTTTCTGGAAGAGAAGTTTGACTTTTGGACCAACGTGTGCGGGTTTGACTTCTCTGCTGCTATTCCTCATGTGCACCAGAAACTTCTCCAGGAGCCACTCACCGCAGAAATTGATGAGCGGCAAGTGGTCACAGCACCGCAGATTCTGCGAGAGTTTGACTTGAGAACTGTAACAGTGTCGGAGGTGCATGCACTGTCAGAGAGGTTAGCGTTTAAAGTGGAGAAGCCGTGCAAAGTGCATGGCTTCGCCATTTGGTTTGACGTTGACTTTCGTCAGGGAGAGCACTTGAAAGCTGCCGTAAGTAAGTCAGATTCTGAAACCAACAATGTTTCATCTTTGGAGTCGACAGCAGAAGCAACTCAGAACAGCAGCTGGAAAGTTGTCCCCTCTTCTGTACTAAGCACCTCGCCGACAAGTCCCGTAACTCACTGGAAGCAGACAGTTATCCTCCTTCCCAAGGCGTTGGCCGTCGACCCGACAGACTTTCTTGGctgcaaagtgaccttgacccagaACTCGGACAACAAGCGGCACTACAACATCAAACTGGAACTCGTCGACGACacagatgaagatgatgaagatgagatTGAGGATTCTGACGAAGAGGACCACCCGGTTCCGTGCGACTGCGGCCGAGGGAAATGTCGACTGATCAAGGCGGTGATGGAGAAGTACGGAGAGGAGCAAGACGAGCTGGAGACAGAGGCCGAGATCGTCGACCTGACGGCAGAGGTCGAGGCAGCGGAGGCCATCGGTGTCGAGATGGGAAACGATGATCAGATGAACGTCAGTGAAGGCTCTTAGAACAAGAACACTTTGTATTGGTGAAGTGTCTTTGTATTGTCTTAGAACATGGAGACTTCCTTAGactatgtctgtgtttgtgacAGGTTTAAGATGGGGAAATGATGATCAGATAAATGTCCGTGAAGGATCTTACTCTTAGTCTTTGAACAGGAAAACTTTGTATGAGTGAAGTGTCTTTGTATTGTCTTAGAACATTAGAGACTCTCTTAgaatatgtctgtgtttgtgacGATCACATTTTAAATGGGAAATGACGATCAGATGAATGTCAGTAAAAGCTCTTAGAAAAAGAAAACTTTGTATCAGTGTGAATTGTCTTTGTATTGTCTTAGAACATGGTGACTTCTTTAGactatgtctgtgtttgtgacGATTAGATGAATGTCAGTGAATGGTCTTAGAACAGGCAAACTTTGTAGCAGTGAAGTGTCTTTGTATTGTCTTACAACATGGTGACTTCCTTAgaatatatgtctgtgtgtttgaccGTCAGCTTTGAGATGGGAAATGATATTCTGATGAATGTCAATGAATGGTCTTAGAACAGGCAAACTTTGTAGCAGTGAAGTGTCTTTGTATTGTCTTACAATATGGTGGCTTCCTTAGAAtatatatctgtgtgtatgaccGTCAGTTTTGAGATGGGAAATGATATTCAGATGAAAGTCAATGAAGGGTCTAGAGAAATGTTTGTGATAGCTGGTATGTGTATTTTGTGGAACcctccgcgggttagggggaagaatttacccgatgctccccagcatgtcgactaacggattctgtttctccttttacccttgttaagtgtttcttgtatagaatatagtcaatttttgtacagattttactcaagcagtatgtaagaaatgttaagtcctttgtactggaaacttgcattctcccagtaaggtcatatattgtactacgttgcaagcccctggagcaattttttgattagtgcttttgtgaacaagaaacaattaacaagtggctctatcccatccccctcctttccccgtcgcgatataaccttgaacggttgaaaacgacgttaaacaccaaataaagaaagaaagtattttgTGGATGAAAGTCAAGGATCTAAGAAGAGGAAACTTTGTTTGATAGTGTTGGTAGTGTGGGGTGTGTATTATAGTATATTCTGCCTGTAACTGTTCCGACCTGTCCCAGGACTGGAAATGACGATCAGATGAATGTCAGTGAAAGGTCTTAGAACAGACAAACttcttgtgtgtatgtctgtgtattttaCTGTAATGTTTAattagtcttgagtcgagcgtttgaaaatgcctgagcctgaaggcgggtgtaacttacacctcttggtatcagtctgccttagagatgaggacgacagttggccagatggctagaatagcgcgctgcattttcctgcatagaactaaggcgcgtctgccgcgacggtgcctgagctaaacattggcgggcactgctcacagcccggcgcacggcactgtaaacattcctcgtcccttcacctctctcgccaccacccgccctacccttggtctcatgcctctAATGTTGAGATTGGAAACAACTATCGGTTTAAATGTCAGTAAGGTGTCTTGCGAGACAAggctgcatatatatatatatgtctcgaGTTTTGTACAGAAAAGTATCTTTATTTTACCAAAACAATTCAACaaaatgagatttttttttttacatttcacATTTACAGCAAAGGTCAGATGAGTTTTGTACAGGAAATTAAGTTtattttacataaaaacttcAACAAACTAAGACTTGTTTTCATATTACTCATGTAAAAATTGCACAGTCTGAAAAAGAGTTCAAATCAATTAAATTATCATGCACAAATATTAAATTGCTTATGGTACACATGCTGTTtatggtgcgtgtgtgtgtgcgtgagtatgcatgagtgtgtgtggttatgtgtaagttcttgtgtgtgtgtgtgtttgttacaaAATACACATGTTGTTAAAATCAAGAAAACACAGTCATGGAATGTCACATGTCAAAGTATTAGTTGTGATCCTAAGGTAATTATCTCATGGGCATGCAAGTTGcctttagttttactaaagcctgctgggacacaagtaatgggttagtgcatttgtaaacaggaatcgcttgacaagtggcccacttcatccccccttcctcgtcctgatatggctctgcgtagtcggctggacgttaagcaacaaataaacaaacaaacaaacaaaatgcaagTTGCCTCCCTTGGTAAAACATGTACTctttgttggtggtgttgttgctgctgttctttttttacaattttattttattttactttgaTCATACAAAAAAGATGTTATTTTCCAGTTGGATACATCTGAATAATCAAAAGAACACAACAGAGAATAAATACGTGGCGTGGAAGTCAATGTTAAATTCTTACAACGCAAGGGAATGTTAAGACTTCTGTTATCCCTCAGACCTTTATGTAATAAGCAGCAAAAAAGATTTTGATGAATAGTTACACAGAAAAGGTGTGTTTTAAATTGAGTAAAATGCAAATATCAGAGGATTCTGTGACAAGTCATAACACATGATCGAGCAGTGCGTCAGAACAAATCAATACCCAGTAAACAGAATAACAACAGTGTGGTCAGTTAACAGTACTTTAACTTCAAGGTGCTCTTCTATGAATTAACATAAGAATAATCCCATATTATTATTCAGGGTTTTCCAAGTTATTACCAGAACAATTTAGACCTCAATCAAAATGATCAGATTTAACAAAGGTGCTGGGTTTGAATCCTGGCCGCGCCTGGTAGGTTATTGGCAGAGATagttccaatctcccaggtcatcttatgtgcagacctgctagtgccttattcccctttgTGTGCACACATAAGCACACGATTAAATACGCacaaaaaaatcctgtaatccatgttagagtttGGTGGGTAACAGAAACACTAACACccccagcatgcatcccccggaATCAGAGCATGACTGCTTAAACGGTAAGGGCAAAAACggccatatatatattttaaagcTTACTCGTGCCtgcaagtgtacgtgggagttacagccctcaaacgcagaagaagaagattgaacaATCGTGCCTGCAAGCATCAAGGCACCCTTACTGTTGTGTACACTACCTTGTAAATCATCACACAattgtccaggcttttacatgggatcagaGTATCCTTCCACtttacaaagatctacagccttgctgttttctctgtgtgttgggAAATTaaaggcttttacataggataatactccccgcgggttagggggaagaatttacccgatgctccccagcatgtcgttagAGGCGActtacggattctgtttctccttttacccttgttaagtgtttcttgtatagaatatagtcaatgtttgtaaagattttagtcaagcagtatgtaagaaatgttaaatcctttgtactggaaacttgcattctcccagtaaggtcataatattgtactatgttgcaagcccctggagcaatttttttattagtgcttttgtgaacaagaaacaattaacaagtggctctatcccatccccccgacccccccttccccgtcgcgatataaccttgaacggttgaaaacgacgttaaacaccaaataaagaaagaaagaaaggcataggataagaccatcccttcacccAGACATCAAAAAGAACAGCCTTTGCACAG contains:
- the LOC138979856 gene encoding uncharacterized protein, producing the protein MANITGKGDAMSKVTTTTSMEDAHGYFASYTDLKVHEVMLKDWPRNGAYRRFFEENAHLVQDKVIMDVGAGTGILSLFAASVGARKVYAIEASNMAHLCREIVQQNGLADKIEVIHSAVEDVDLGPGVKVDMIVSEWMGFYLLHESMLDSVIAARDKFLADDGIMVPSAARIYLAPVNMEHFLEEKFDFWTNVCGFDFSAAIPHVHQKLLQEPLTAEIDERQVVTAPQILREFDLRTVTVSEVHALSERLAFKVEKPCKVHGFAIWFDVDFRQGEHLKAAVSKSDSETNNVSSLESTAEATQNSSWKVVPSSVLSTSPTSPVTHWKQTVILLPKALAVDPTDFLGCKVTLTQNSDNKRHYNIKLELVDDTDEDDEDEIEDSDEEDHPVPCDCGRGKCRLIKAVMEKYGEEQDELETEAEIVDLTAEVEAAEAIGVEMGNDDQMNVSEGS